The Xiphias gladius isolate SHS-SW01 ecotype Sanya breed wild chromosome 7, ASM1685928v1, whole genome shotgun sequence genome window below encodes:
- the LOC120791590 gene encoding P2Y purinoceptor 2-like isoform X2: protein MATFDNNKTNQTNVNAFYCEFNEDFKYILLPVSYALVFVIGLALNATALYVIVFRTKRWKPSTIYMFNLTMCDTLYIFTLPFLIYYYADENDWPFSEPFCKLIRFLFYANLYGSILFLCCISLHRFVGICYPVRSLYWVSARRARLVSVAVWACVLFCQAPVLYFSRTRDVDTERICYDTTSPELFDDFLVYSSVVSLLMFALPFMVVMVCYGLMVRKLLESSWGSEGGAGGERGGLAAQRSKQKSVKMIIIVLAMFMLCFLPFHLTRSLYYSFRYLRQVNPAQISCNLLEGSSIAYKVTRPLASANSCVDPILYFLAGQDVRCNLPKKSKSSSSRPRGVSHCLTTQL from the exons ATGGCCACCTTTGACAACAACAAGACTAACCAAACCAATGTCAATGCCTTCTACTGTGAATTTAACgaagattttaaatatattcttCTTCCTGTCAGCTATGCCCTGGTCTTTGTGATCGGCCTGGCACTGAATGCCACAGCATTGTATGTGATTGTGTTTCGCACAAAGCGCTGGAAGCCATCCACTATCTACATGTTCAACCTGACGATGTGTGACACTCTATACATCTTCACTCTGCCCTTCCTCATCTATTACTATGCTGATGAGAATGACTGGCCCTTCAGTGAACCATTCTGCAAGCTTATACGCTTCCTGTTTTATGCCAATTTATACG GTTCCATACTGTTCCTGTGCTGTATCAGTCTGCATCGGTTTGTTGGCATCTGCTATCCAGTCCGCTCCCTCTACTGGGTCAGCGCTCGTCGGGCCAGGCTGGTGTCTGTGGCTGTGTGGGCCTGTGTTTTATTCTGCCAGGCACCTGTTCTCTACTTCTCAAGAACTAG GGATGTGGACACTGAGAGGATCTGCTACGACACCACCAGCCCCGAGCTCTTTGATGACTTCCTGGTATATAGCTCAGTTGTGTCCCTGCTCATGTTTGCCCTGCCCTTCATGGTGGTCATGGTTTGCTATGGCCTCATGGTGCGGAAGCTTCTAGAGTCTAGCTGGGGGTCTGAAGGGGGAGctggaggggagaggggaggccTGGCAGCCCAACGATCCAAGCAGAAGTCAGTGAAGATGATTATCATTGTCCTGGCAATGTTCATGCTCTGCTTCCTCCCCTTCCACCTCACCAGGAGTCTTTACTACTCTTTCAGATACCTGAGGCAGGTCAATCCAGCACAG ATTAGCTGTAATTTGCTGGAGGGTTCCAGTATTGCCTACAAGGTCACCCGACCTTTGGCCAGTGCCAACAGCTGTGTGGACCCCATCCTTTACTTCCTGGCTGGGCAGGACGTCCGCTGTAACCTCCCAAAGAAGAGCAAGTCATCTTCATCAAGACCCAGAGGTGTGAGCCACTGCTTGACAACACAACTCTGA
- the LOC120791590 gene encoding P2Y purinoceptor 2-like isoform X1 — protein sequence MFLNFFLILLSGVPTTKMATFDNNKTNQTNVNAFYCEFNEDFKYILLPVSYALVFVIGLALNATALYVIVFRTKRWKPSTIYMFNLTMCDTLYIFTLPFLIYYYADENDWPFSEPFCKLIRFLFYANLYGSILFLCCISLHRFVGICYPVRSLYWVSARRARLVSVAVWACVLFCQAPVLYFSRTRDVDTERICYDTTSPELFDDFLVYSSVVSLLMFALPFMVVMVCYGLMVRKLLESSWGSEGGAGGERGGLAAQRSKQKSVKMIIIVLAMFMLCFLPFHLTRSLYYSFRYLRQVNPAQISCNLLEGSSIAYKVTRPLASANSCVDPILYFLAGQDVRCNLPKKSKSSSSRPRGVSHCLTTQL from the exons ATGTTCCTAAACTTTTTTCTTATCTTACTTTCAGGTGTTCCCACAACCAAGATGGCCACCTTTGACAACAACAAGACTAACCAAACCAATGTCAATGCCTTCTACTGTGAATTTAACgaagattttaaatatattcttCTTCCTGTCAGCTATGCCCTGGTCTTTGTGATCGGCCTGGCACTGAATGCCACAGCATTGTATGTGATTGTGTTTCGCACAAAGCGCTGGAAGCCATCCACTATCTACATGTTCAACCTGACGATGTGTGACACTCTATACATCTTCACTCTGCCCTTCCTCATCTATTACTATGCTGATGAGAATGACTGGCCCTTCAGTGAACCATTCTGCAAGCTTATACGCTTCCTGTTTTATGCCAATTTATACG GTTCCATACTGTTCCTGTGCTGTATCAGTCTGCATCGGTTTGTTGGCATCTGCTATCCAGTCCGCTCCCTCTACTGGGTCAGCGCTCGTCGGGCCAGGCTGGTGTCTGTGGCTGTGTGGGCCTGTGTTTTATTCTGCCAGGCACCTGTTCTCTACTTCTCAAGAACTAG GGATGTGGACACTGAGAGGATCTGCTACGACACCACCAGCCCCGAGCTCTTTGATGACTTCCTGGTATATAGCTCAGTTGTGTCCCTGCTCATGTTTGCCCTGCCCTTCATGGTGGTCATGGTTTGCTATGGCCTCATGGTGCGGAAGCTTCTAGAGTCTAGCTGGGGGTCTGAAGGGGGAGctggaggggagaggggaggccTGGCAGCCCAACGATCCAAGCAGAAGTCAGTGAAGATGATTATCATTGTCCTGGCAATGTTCATGCTCTGCTTCCTCCCCTTCCACCTCACCAGGAGTCTTTACTACTCTTTCAGATACCTGAGGCAGGTCAATCCAGCACAG ATTAGCTGTAATTTGCTGGAGGGTTCCAGTATTGCCTACAAGGTCACCCGACCTTTGGCCAGTGCCAACAGCTGTGTGGACCCCATCCTTTACTTCCTGGCTGGGCAGGACGTCCGCTGTAACCTCCCAAAGAAGAGCAAGTCATCTTCATCAAGACCCAGAGGTGTGAGCCACTGCTTGACAACACAACTCTGA